One Spirochaetota bacterium DNA window includes the following coding sequences:
- the murF gene encoding UDP-N-acetylmuramoyl-tripeptide--D-alanyl-D-alanine ligase, with the protein MRVYYPTTVQWIIDSSGGTLIAGQPDRRVLTITTDSRDVGEENLFIPLLGDKFDGHDFIEPLVKEGRIVAFLTIKEEFEKIAYQEKIAAILCDDTLKALGSIASHHRSKMNPVMIGITGTNGKTTTKELLNSVLRKKYNCHKNEKNYNNEIGVPFTLLGLSREHEVAIIEMGMNHSGELNRLSLMTKPDIVIVTNIGEGHLEFFNDVKGVALAKSEIIDGMKENALVLLNRDMAYYDMLYEKAIARGLNVKNYGLSENAEMRPEAYRVYRDRIEIVRKGVTFSIPLFGVHNVYNALAAILASEELGLEPRLIQEALSDFKNIEMRSRLIDGDFIIIDDTYNSNPLSSRYALISASMIFPDNRKIAVLSDMKELGNLSEAYHREVGRIAYEYGFDLLCVWGEMAVAMAEGAQLAGMDDKNVLYFKCKKKLIDFVVGCVKPNDVILIKGSRSMKMEEVVDAVIH; encoded by the coding sequence TTGAGAGTCTATTATCCCACAACAGTTCAATGGATTATTGATTCGAGTGGCGGCACCCTTATAGCGGGTCAACCCGATAGGAGGGTGTTGACAATAACGACCGACTCAAGGGATGTGGGGGAAGAGAACCTCTTTATACCACTATTGGGGGATAAATTTGACGGCCACGATTTTATTGAGCCACTCGTAAAGGAAGGGAGAATCGTAGCCTTTCTGACAATTAAAGAGGAGTTTGAGAAGATAGCCTATCAGGAGAAAATTGCCGCAATATTATGTGATGATACGCTTAAGGCCTTGGGATCCATAGCATCTCATCATAGAAGTAAAATGAATCCAGTAATGATTGGTATAACAGGAACCAATGGCAAAACAACAACAAAGGAGTTGTTAAACTCGGTTTTACGTAAAAAGTATAATTGTCACAAAAATGAAAAGAACTACAACAACGAGATAGGCGTTCCGTTTACCCTCCTTGGTTTGAGTAGGGAACATGAGGTTGCTATTATTGAAATGGGGATGAACCATAGCGGGGAACTCAACAGGCTTTCATTGATGACAAAGCCGGATATAGTGATAGTAACCAATATTGGAGAGGGTCATTTGGAGTTTTTTAATGATGTTAAGGGTGTTGCCCTAGCTAAATCAGAGATTATTGATGGGATGAAGGAGAACGCGCTTGTTCTGCTAAATAGGGATATGGCCTATTATGATATGCTCTATGAGAAAGCGATTGCGAGGGGCTTGAATGTGAAGAATTATGGCCTTTCAGAAAATGCTGAGATGCGCCCTGAGGCATATAGGGTGTATAGGGATAGAATAGAGATAGTGCGAAAGGGCGTTACCTTTTCTATACCGCTTTTTGGGGTTCATAATGTGTATAATGCCCTTGCAGCGATATTGGCTTCTGAAGAACTTGGCCTAGAGCCAAGGTTAATACAGGAAGCTTTATCTGATTTCAAGAATATTGAGATGAGAAGTCGTTTAATTGATGGAGATTTTATAATAATTGATGATACCTATAATTCAAATCCGCTTTCCTCAAGATATGCCCTTATTTCAGCCAGCATGATCTTCCCTGATAACAGGAAGATAGCTGTATTATCTGACATGAAGGAGCTAGGTAATCTATCCGAGGCATATCATAGGGAGGTGGGAAGAATTGCCTATGAGTATGGATTTGATTTGCTATGTGTCTGGGGAGAGATGGCAGTGGCCATGGCAGAGGGTGCACAACTAGCGGGCATGGATGATAAAAATGTTTTATATTTTAAATGCAAGAAAAAGCTAATTGATTTTGTTGTTGGCTGTGTAAAACCAAACGATGTAATTCTCATTAAAGGATCAAGATCTATGAAGATGGAGGAGGTTGTGGATGCAGTAATCCACTAA
- the mraY gene encoding phospho-N-acetylmuramoyl-pentapeptide-transferase: protein MFYHFILPLQDFISYLRLFQYITFRSAYAAVTALLFVLIFGNMVIKWLKKLEIGEEINKLGPDSHKSKAGTPTMGGIILLGSMLMSIALWGNFNNHYIIILIVATILLGIIGFIDDWMKSVLKKGNGMSARIKMLLQIIIALGVTTVVYLYPSSEEHATMLYIPFLNEPVLDMLWFWIVFATIVIVGSSNAVNLTDGLDGLAIGSVIIVATTLGIMTYLTGHIEIASYLRIPYIPDSAELTVFISAMVGASIGFLWFNCNPASVFMGDTGSLSLGGIVGIVAILIKKEIFLFIVGGVFVLEAISVIIQVVTFKLRGRRVFKMAPIHHHFELSGWPEQKVVVRIWILGIILAIMGITSLKIL, encoded by the coding sequence ATGTTCTACCATTTTATACTTCCATTACAGGATTTCATATCTTATTTACGCCTATTTCAATACATTACCTTCAGGTCAGCCTATGCCGCTGTAACAGCGCTCCTATTTGTTTTAATTTTTGGCAATATGGTAATAAAATGGCTTAAGAAACTCGAGATTGGAGAGGAGATAAATAAATTAGGACCAGATAGCCATAAGTCCAAGGCGGGGACGCCTACTATGGGAGGGATAATTCTACTTGGCTCTATGCTTATGTCAATAGCCCTTTGGGGAAATTTCAATAACCATTATATAATTATACTGATTGTTGCAACAATACTCCTTGGAATTATTGGATTTATTGATGATTGGATGAAGTCAGTTCTCAAAAAGGGTAATGGGATGTCAGCCAGAATAAAGATGCTTTTACAGATCATTATCGCTTTGGGTGTGACTACAGTGGTTTATTTGTATCCATCCAGTGAAGAACATGCAACAATGCTCTATATCCCATTTCTAAACGAGCCGGTATTGGATATGTTGTGGTTTTGGATTGTTTTTGCTACTATTGTGATAGTCGGAAGCTCTAATGCGGTTAATCTCACTGACGGGCTGGATGGGCTTGCTATAGGATCAGTCATCATAGTTGCTACAACCCTGGGTATTATGACCTATCTCACTGGACACATCGAGATAGCCAGTTATTTGAGAATACCCTACATTCCTGATAGCGCTGAGCTTACAGTCTTTATTTCTGCAATGGTTGGAGCATCTATAGGATTTCTTTGGTTTAATTGTAACCCTGCATCTGTTTTTATGGGAGATACTGGCTCGCTCTCCCTTGGAGGAATAGTCGGTATTGTCGCTATCTTAATTAAAAAGGAGATATTCCTATTTATTGTAGGTGGTGTCTTTGTCCTAGAGGCAATCTCTGTAATAATTCAGGTAGTGACATTTAAGCTAAGGGGTAGGAGGGTTTTTAAGATGGCTCCCATCCACCATCATTTTGAGCTCTCTGGATGGCCTGAACAGAAGGTTGTTGTAAGGATATGGATACTTGGGATAATTCTAGCGATTATGGGCATCACATCGCTAAAGATATTATAG
- the murD gene encoding UDP-N-acetylmuramoyl-L-alanine--D-glutamate ligase, producing MDILDRNSNILVVGLGMITGVSTSNFLVKEGFNVYVSDIKPEEELREEKNRLDERVRVLAGDQSQSILDKGFDLIVISPGVPNEIPLIQAAKDRGIEIIAEIELAYRYLQGRIIAITGTDGKSTTTTLVGEILKGIGLDTHIGGNLGTPMISFTKDTKNDSLSVVELSSFQLENIVGFKPDVAGILNVSPDHLDRYKGMDEYFEAKLRISMNQIEEDFFIYNNNDKLLARGLGGIKAKKLRFSLSDNGADAFYKQDSIFIKLNDRIERVLDISRMQIYGMHNIENAMAAILMVSSIMEKMNYDLDVDLIAETCYSFKGLPHRMEVLGEYEGRRFINDSKATTVGAVEMALKSIPDSGILILGGRTKGDDYTRLKGSIKSKIRHLMLIGESSSEFEKLFKDLPYSISESIDEAVRGAMRASMEGDVILLSPACASYDMFKSYEERGDQFVKSFKKLQNGELSWM from the coding sequence GTGGATATTCTTGATAGGAATAGCAATATATTGGTAGTTGGCCTCGGCATGATTACAGGTGTCTCCACCTCGAACTTTCTCGTTAAAGAGGGCTTCAATGTTTATGTTTCAGATATTAAGCCTGAGGAGGAGTTAAGGGAGGAGAAAAATAGACTCGACGAGAGGGTAAGAGTCCTTGCAGGGGATCAAAGTCAGAGTATTCTGGATAAGGGATTTGATCTTATTGTTATCAGTCCAGGGGTTCCAAATGAAATACCACTGATTCAAGCAGCAAAGGATAGGGGCATTGAGATAATTGCTGAGATAGAGTTGGCTTACAGATATTTACAGGGCAGAATAATCGCAATAACCGGCACTGATGGCAAATCCACAACCACCACCTTGGTTGGTGAAATACTAAAGGGTATTGGATTAGATACACATATAGGCGGCAACCTCGGCACTCCTATGATTAGTTTTACTAAGGATACTAAAAATGATTCCCTATCAGTAGTTGAGTTATCATCTTTTCAACTTGAGAACATTGTAGGCTTTAAGCCCGATGTAGCCGGGATCCTTAATGTGAGTCCCGATCACCTGGACCGTTACAAGGGAATGGATGAATACTTCGAGGCGAAGCTGAGAATATCGATGAATCAGATTGAAGAGGATTTCTTTATATATAATAATAATGACAAGTTGCTTGCCAGAGGTTTAGGCGGAATAAAGGCAAAGAAGTTGCGCTTTTCTCTATCAGATAACGGTGCTGATGCCTTTTATAAGCAAGATTCGATCTTCATAAAATTAAATGATAGGATAGAGCGAGTCCTCGACATTTCAAGGATGCAGATTTATGGAATGCATAACATAGAAAATGCAATGGCAGCTATATTAATGGTGTCATCAATTATGGAGAAGATGAACTATGATCTTGATGTTGACCTTATAGCTGAGACATGTTATTCCTTTAAGGGTCTGCCTCATAGGATGGAAGTGTTGGGTGAATATGAGGGTAGGCGCTTTATTAATGATTCCAAGGCAACCACAGTTGGCGCAGTTGAGATGGCATTAAAGAGCATACCCGATTCAGGGATACTCATTTTGGGCGGCAGAACCAAGGGGGATGATTATACGAGACTAAAAGGAAGCATAAAGAGTAAAATCAGACATCTAATGCTTATTGGAGAATCCTCGTCTGAATTTGAGAAGTTATTCAAGGATCTTCCATATTCTATTAGTGAGTCAATTGACGAAGCGGTAAGGGGTGCGATGAGGGCAAGCATGGAGGGGGATGTTATTTTGCTTTCCCCTGCCTGCGCTTCATATGATATGTTTAAGAGTTATGAGGAGAGGGGGGATCAATTTGTAAAATCCTTTAAAAAGCTACAGAATGGAGAACTCTCTTGGATGTAA
- the ftsW gene encoding putative lipid II flippase FtsW, with product MDVKSFIDTRKRGEADLVLWMVVIILIGIGIAVSYSASAVYALKVHGDSFYFLKKQILWFIIGFIALLLFQEIDYHNYIKYTKIMLFLSLILLVLIFIPGIGHSVKGSVRWIDLFFLRFQPAEFVKIFMVIYLVKVFSVESSGPVNHVIQLLIPMLIIAVMFIMIMFQPDFGTAIDLLVVSVFILFVSGFSFVYILMLSIVSIPMFYLLIYQVDYRKARLLAYLDPWQDRFGIGYHIIQSFIAFKKGGFWGVGLGLGYQKISRLPEPHTDFILAVIAEEAGLIGTTFVLALYCILFWRGLCISLGAPDEFGRLLAIGVTILIVVQAFMNIGVVTGSLPTTGIPLPLISYGGSSLISNMIVLGILLNISKYSEYNSPFSISHLPV from the coding sequence TTGGATGTAAAATCCTTTATAGATACTCGCAAAAGGGGAGAAGCTGACCTCGTTTTATGGATGGTTGTCATAATATTGATTGGTATAGGTATAGCAGTGAGCTATAGCGCTAGCGCTGTCTATGCTTTAAAGGTTCATGGAGATTCATTCTACTTTCTTAAGAAACAGATTTTATGGTTCATTATTGGTTTTATTGCACTACTTCTATTTCAGGAGATTGATTATCATAATTATATAAAATATACCAAGATAATGTTATTCCTATCATTAATATTATTAGTTTTAATATTTATACCTGGAATAGGGCATAGTGTAAAGGGTTCGGTGAGATGGATAGATTTGTTTTTTTTAAGGTTCCAACCAGCAGAATTTGTAAAGATATTTATGGTAATATATCTTGTGAAGGTTTTTTCTGTTGAAAGCTCAGGACCGGTAAATCATGTGATACAGCTTTTAATCCCAATGCTTATAATAGCAGTTATGTTTATCATGATAATGTTTCAGCCCGATTTTGGTACAGCAATCGATCTTTTGGTCGTGTCGGTATTTATACTCTTTGTTTCAGGATTTTCCTTTGTTTATATTTTAATGCTCAGCATTGTCAGCATTCCGATGTTTTATCTGCTTATTTACCAGGTTGACTATCGCAAAGCAAGGTTGCTTGCTTATCTGGATCCATGGCAGGATAGATTTGGGATTGGATATCATATTATACAGTCTTTTATAGCATTTAAAAAGGGAGGTTTTTGGGGAGTCGGCCTTGGATTAGGGTACCAGAAGATTAGTAGACTTCCAGAACCTCATACTGATTTCATCTTAGCTGTAATTGCTGAGGAGGCTGGGCTTATTGGAACCACATTTGTTTTGGCTTTATATTGTATCCTATTCTGGAGGGGGCTATGCATTTCCTTAGGCGCTCCGGATGAATTTGGCAGGCTGCTTGCTATTGGGGTTACAATTTTAATAGTAGTACAGGCTTTCATGAATATAGGGGTTGTAACCGGAAGCCTGCCAACTACAGGTATACCTTTGCCACTGATAAGCTATGGCGGCTCTTCGCTCATATCGAATATGATTGTGTTGGGTATTCTTTTAAATATTTCAAAATATAGCGAATATAATTCCCCATTTTCGATTAGTCATTTACCTGTATAG
- a CDS encoding UDP-N-acetylglucosamine--N-acetylmuramyl-(pentapeptide) pyrophosphoryl-undecaprenol N-acetylglucosamine transferase, with the protein MSDISVLIVGGGTGGHISPGIAIYEEFKGKGLKASILVGRRDMMYPPISNVMKKDLFFYRAPSFPKKNLFIYPLFMINFILAIIKSIGIMKKLRINSVIGMGGYVSAPALVASRLLKIPIFLCEQNSIPGRITTIFARYATKIFSTFDTIKVHLMMEERDNVLNVGNPIRRDVLSSLKIDKQDAKKYFSMQHCNKVVFVIGGSQGAMRLNELVLGMKRKYPDEFRDIGIIWSTGEYSYKKYKTALHDELERGSTYISPFIQDVGLAYRASDIVISRAGSGVMVEFASFSLPSILIPYPYAASNHQESNAEVFERAGAAIKIRDEDALPDSVAPILTELLSNSIKLNRMSEISKAVVKADASLNIVKNVVRELTS; encoded by the coding sequence ATGAGTGATATTAGCGTTTTGATCGTTGGAGGTGGGACAGGTGGGCATATTAGCCCAGGAATTGCTATATATGAAGAATTCAAGGGTAAAGGATTAAAAGCATCCATTCTGGTTGGGAGAAGAGATATGATGTATCCTCCAATAAGTAATGTGATGAAGAAGGATCTCTTCTTTTATAGAGCGCCATCTTTTCCAAAGAAAAATTTATTTATATACCCTTTGTTTATGATCAATTTTATTCTTGCTATTATTAAATCAATCGGAATTATGAAAAAATTGCGGATAAATTCTGTTATTGGGATGGGAGGATATGTATCAGCACCTGCATTGGTTGCTTCTAGGTTATTAAAGATTCCAATTTTTCTCTGTGAGCAGAACTCTATTCCTGGGAGAATAACTACAATTTTTGCACGATATGCCACGAAGATATTCAGCACCTTTGACACCATAAAGGTACACTTAATGATGGAGGAGAGAGACAATGTTCTTAATGTTGGCAATCCAATTAGAAGGGATGTCTTATCGAGTCTTAAAATAGATAAGCAAGATGCAAAAAAATATTTTTCTATGCAGCATTGTAATAAGGTAGTCTTTGTAATAGGCGGCAGTCAGGGGGCTATGCGATTAAATGAATTGGTTTTAGGTATGAAGAGGAAGTATCCTGATGAATTCAGGGATATCGGTATAATATGGAGTACTGGCGAATATTCCTACAAAAAATATAAGACAGCCCTACATGATGAACTTGAGAGGGGATCTACATATATTTCACCCTTTATCCAGGATGTAGGTCTGGCCTATAGGGCGAGCGATATTGTGATAAGCCGGGCGGGATCTGGAGTAATGGTCGAATTTGCATCATTTTCTTTGCCATCAATTCTCATCCCTTACCCCTATGCGGCATCAAATCATCAGGAAAGTAATGCGGAGGTATTTGAAAGGGCAGGGGCGGCCATAAAAATTAGGGATGAGGACGCCCTTCCAGACTCCGTAGCGCCCATTCTCACTGAATTATTAAGTAATTCTATTAAGCTCAACAGAATGTCTGAGATATCGAAGGCTGTAGTGAAAGCTGATGCATCTTTGAATATAGTTAAAAATGTGGTTAGGGAACTTACTTCCTAA
- the murC gene encoding UDP-N-acetylmuramate--L-alanine ligase: protein MFRKSNRMHFLGIGGIGMSGIAEILINQGFQVSGSDLVESEQTKKLRALGVNIFIGHRSSNIMDYCVVITSSAICLNNPEIIEARKRKIPIIHRSEMLAELVRLKHGIGVAGTHGKTTTSSMLSYVLYHGGINPTAIVGGKVLNFGSNARIGEGEYLVFEADESDGSFLKLFPSIAVVTNIDADHLDHYKYFEGLKDAFLTYINHVPFYGYSVLCIDDPVIADIISKVERPYFTYGFSDSADFRACNARISNGATIYSCLYRGELLGDIMIRLLGNHNVINSLSVIAVALELGMDFKTIKEAIYEFRGVERRMEKIGEEKGILLIDDYAHHPTEIRATLQAVKGLGRRIIVIFQPHRYSRTKLLWDEFGQAFVEADLLYLTEIYPAGEEQIEGVSSQLIQRAIAKHEDREVDIISRFEDIPDSIIGEMREGDIVMLLGAGNIHKAGEAILHAIRELPEQSEPIAI from the coding sequence TTGTTTAGAAAATCTAATAGAATGCATTTTTTAGGAATTGGCGGTATCGGGATGAGTGGTATAGCCGAGATACTCATAAATCAGGGTTTTCAGGTCTCCGGTTCTGATTTGGTAGAATCAGAGCAGACAAAGAAGTTACGCGCTCTTGGAGTAAATATATTTATTGGACACAGATCGTCAAACATCATGGACTATTGCGTGGTGATTACCTCAAGCGCAATATGTTTGAATAATCCTGAGATAATTGAGGCTAGGAAAAGAAAAATTCCCATTATCCATCGCTCAGAGATGCTTGCTGAATTGGTCAGGCTAAAGCATGGTATAGGGGTTGCCGGAACACATGGGAAGACAACAACATCTTCAATGCTTTCATATGTACTCTATCATGGAGGAATAAATCCTACTGCGATTGTTGGGGGAAAGGTATTAAACTTCGGCTCCAATGCCAGAATAGGTGAGGGAGAATACCTTGTGTTTGAAGCGGATGAATCTGATGGTTCATTCCTGAAGCTCTTCCCATCAATAGCTGTTGTGACAAACATCGATGCTGACCATCTAGATCACTATAAATACTTTGAGGGACTTAAGGATGCCTTTTTAACATATATAAACCACGTTCCTTTTTATGGTTATTCTGTTCTCTGTATTGATGATCCTGTCATTGCTGATATCATTTCAAAGGTTGAGAGACCATATTTTACCTATGGTTTTTCTGACAGTGCTGATTTTAGGGCTTGCAATGCAAGGATTTCCAATGGCGCTACAATTTATAGTTGTTTATATAGGGGAGAGTTGCTTGGAGATATTATGATACGATTGTTAGGGAATCACAATGTCATCAATTCCCTTTCTGTAATAGCTGTCGCCCTGGAACTTGGAATGGATTTTAAGACAATAAAAGAGGCAATATATGAGTTCAGGGGTGTTGAAAGAAGGATGGAGAAGATAGGTGAGGAGAAGGGTATATTATTAATAGATGATTATGCCCATCATCCAACTGAGATTAGAGCGACTTTACAGGCTGTTAAAGGGTTAGGGAGAAGGATTATTGTGATTTTTCAACCCCATAGGTATTCAAGGACTAAACTTTTATGGGATGAATTTGGACAAGCCTTTGTCGAGGCTGATCTTCTTTATCTTACAGAGATATACCCTGCAGGGGAAGAACAAATTGAAGGAGTCTCATCTCAACTTATTCAACGAGCTATTGCTAAACACGAGGATAGAGAGGTGGATATAATCTCCAGATTTGAGGATATTCCTGATTCAATAATTGGAGAGATGAGAGAGGGTGATATTGTTATGTTACTCGGGGCCGGTAACATTCATAAGGCTGGAGAGGCTATTCTGCATGCCATCAGAGAATTGCCTGAACAGAGTGAGCCTATAGCAATTTAA
- the ftsA gene encoding cell division protein FtsA: MEMEDVVVGLDIGTTKTCAVIGFVNENNQVEVVGVGVAPSTGLKNGIVVNIDNTVSSIVSAVEKAEFMAGCEVSVVYVGMSGQHVKGENSKGVVAVSNRNRTITQLEVKRVIEAAQAIVIPVDRQIMHVLSTEFAVDDQYGIKDPIGMSGVRLEADVHIITGANTSIQNLVKSVNGSGFECTDIIFSPLASAEATLNQDERELGVVLVDIGGGTTDIMLYFEGGVAFSSVLAVGGIHVTNDISIGLRTPLESAEIIKKKNGCSVVDIVDVSDTIEVPSVGGRAPRRLFKQELAQIIEPRMMEIMEMVDHELLKSGKKDVLAAGVVLTGGGSMIDGCIEAAERIFNMPVRIGISEDIAGLKDKVATPIFSNGVGLLKYGIKMNRFMRTKSKYGKEGRITSFRKIIRRLYEDYL, from the coding sequence ATGGAAATGGAAGATGTGGTAGTTGGTTTAGATATAGGAACAACAAAGACATGCGCTGTGATTGGATTTGTTAATGAGAACAATCAGGTAGAGGTTGTTGGTGTTGGAGTTGCTCCTTCAACAGGACTGAAAAATGGAATTGTCGTAAATATTGATAATACTGTATCTTCAATTGTAAGCGCTGTGGAAAAGGCTGAGTTTATGGCTGGATGTGAGGTAAGTGTTGTTTATGTTGGGATGAGCGGGCAACATGTTAAGGGTGAGAATTCAAAGGGTGTCGTTGCTGTATCAAATAGGAACAGGACCATTACTCAATTAGAGGTCAAGAGGGTTATCGAAGCGGCCCAGGCAATCGTCATACCCGTTGATAGACAGATTATGCATGTATTATCAACTGAGTTTGCGGTTGATGATCAATATGGAATTAAGGATCCCATTGGGATGAGTGGAGTTAGACTTGAGGCGGATGTACACATAATTACCGGGGCTAATACTAGCATTCAAAACTTAGTGAAATCAGTAAATGGGTCTGGATTTGAATGCACAGATATAATATTTTCTCCATTAGCCTCTGCTGAGGCGACATTGAATCAGGATGAGAGGGAATTAGGGGTTGTCCTTGTTGATATTGGGGGAGGCACTACTGACATTATGTTATATTTTGAGGGAGGAGTTGCCTTTTCTTCTGTCCTAGCTGTTGGAGGTATTCATGTAACCAATGATATTTCTATTGGATTAAGAACACCTTTAGAATCAGCCGAGATTATAAAGAAAAAAAATGGATGTTCAGTGGTTGATATTGTTGATGTTTCCGATACTATTGAAGTACCTTCAGTTGGGGGAAGGGCTCCAAGGAGATTATTTAAACAAGAGCTAGCCCAGATCATTGAGCCAAGGATGATGGAAATTATGGAGATGGTGGATCATGAATTATTGAAGAGCGGGAAAAAGGATGTTCTGGCTGCTGGAGTTGTTTTAACAGGAGGTGGAAGCATGATTGATGGATGTATTGAAGCGGCGGAAAGAATATTTAATATGCCTGTGCGAATAGGCATATCAGAGGATATTGCAGGATTAAAGGATAAAGTTGCTACACCTATATTTTCCAATGGAGTGGGTCTGTTAAAATATGGGATAAAGATGAATCGGTTCATGAGAACCAAATCTAAGTATGGTAAAGAGGGTAGAATTACATCCTTTCGAAAGATTATAAGAAGATTGTATGAAGACTACCTATAA